In Sphingomonas sp. Leaf357, a single genomic region encodes these proteins:
- a CDS encoding 3-hydroxyacyl-CoA dehydrogenase NAD-binding domain-containing protein gives MTSPITTERHDDVLVIISNNPPVNALGAAVRQGLEAGLKEAAADAAIKAVVIRCDGRTFFAGADITEFGKPMVGPGLGEVIEQIEASDKPVIAAIHGTALGGGCEVTLGCHYRIAVPSAKIGTPEVKLGLLPGAGGTQRIPRIAGVPLALEMTAKGDPISAKKALDAGLIDRLAGEDSLIADAIAFAREVADVKPLPIASQKTAKADPEAVAAFKKENARKFRGFDAPAANIACVEKAADGSSFEDGIAFERQEFMKLMMGTQSAAQRHIFFAERQAAKIDGIAADIALRPINKVGVIGAGTMGGGISMNFLSAGIPVTIVEMAQEALDRGTGVIRKNYEASAAKGRLKPEQVEAAMGALTPTLDFSALADCDLIIEAVYENMDVKKEIFAKLDGICKPGAILASNTSYLDVNEIAAATSRPQDVVGMHFFSPANVMKLLEVVRGAKTADDVLATVMALSKKIRKVAVVAGVCDGFIGNRMLKPRQVEAMKLLMEGATPEQIDKVHVAFGMPMGPFQMSDLAGVDIGWHRDPNRIESIRDALAAEGRWGQKTQKGFYDYDEKRNPTPSPRVAEIIEDFRSKSNLRKREISDEEIIEKTLYTMVNEGALILEEKMAQRASDIDVVWIYGYGWPVYRGGPMFWADTEGLPKIVAGLEKHGFTVAELLKSKAESGGKFN, from the coding sequence ATGACCAGCCCGATCACCACCGAACGCCATGACGACGTGCTCGTCATCATCAGCAACAACCCGCCGGTGAACGCGCTCGGAGCTGCCGTCCGTCAGGGCCTCGAGGCCGGGCTGAAGGAGGCCGCCGCCGATGCCGCGATCAAGGCCGTGGTCATCCGCTGCGACGGGCGCACCTTCTTCGCCGGTGCCGACATCACCGAATTCGGCAAACCGATGGTTGGCCCCGGCCTTGGCGAAGTGATCGAGCAGATCGAGGCCTCGGACAAGCCGGTGATCGCCGCGATCCACGGCACCGCGCTCGGCGGCGGCTGCGAAGTCACGCTTGGTTGCCATTACCGCATCGCCGTGCCCAGCGCGAAGATCGGCACGCCGGAGGTGAAGCTCGGCCTGCTCCCCGGCGCCGGCGGCACGCAGCGTATTCCGCGCATCGCCGGCGTGCCGCTCGCGCTCGAAATGACCGCGAAGGGCGACCCGATCAGCGCCAAGAAGGCGCTCGACGCCGGCCTGATCGATCGCCTCGCGGGTGAAGACAGCCTCATCGCCGACGCCATCGCCTTCGCCCGCGAGGTCGCCGACGTTAAGCCGCTGCCGATCGCCAGCCAGAAGACCGCCAAGGCCGATCCCGAAGCGGTCGCCGCGTTCAAGAAGGAGAACGCCCGCAAGTTCCGCGGCTTCGACGCGCCCGCCGCCAACATCGCCTGCGTCGAAAAGGCCGCCGACGGCTCGTCGTTCGAGGACGGCATCGCGTTCGAGCGCCAGGAATTCATGAAGCTGATGATGGGCACGCAGTCCGCCGCGCAGCGCCACATCTTCTTCGCCGAGCGCCAGGCCGCCAAGATCGACGGCATCGCCGCCGATATCGCGCTCCGCCCGATCAATAAGGTCGGCGTGATCGGCGCCGGCACGATGGGCGGCGGGATCAGCATGAACTTCCTGTCCGCCGGCATCCCCGTCACGATCGTCGAGATGGCGCAGGAGGCACTGGATCGCGGTACTGGCGTGATCCGCAAGAATTACGAGGCCAGCGCCGCCAAGGGCCGCCTCAAGCCCGAACAGGTCGAAGCCGCGATGGGCGCGCTGACCCCGACGCTCGATTTCTCCGCACTCGCCGATTGCGACCTGATCATCGAGGCGGTGTACGAGAATATGGACGTGAAGAAGGAGATCTTTGCCAAGCTCGACGGCATCTGCAAGCCCGGCGCGATCCTCGCCTCGAACACCTCCTATCTCGACGTGAACGAGATCGCCGCCGCCACCAGCCGTCCGCAGGACGTGGTCGGCATGCACTTCTTCTCGCCCGCCAACGTCATGAAGCTGCTCGAGGTCGTGCGCGGCGCGAAGACGGCGGATGACGTGCTCGCCACCGTCATGGCGCTGTCCAAGAAGATCAGGAAGGTCGCGGTCGTCGCCGGCGTATGCGACGGCTTCATCGGCAACCGCATGCTCAAACCGCGTCAGGTCGAGGCGATGAAGTTGCTGATGGAAGGCGCGACGCCGGAACAGATCGACAAGGTGCATGTCGCGTTCGGCATGCCGATGGGGCCGTTCCAGATGAGCGATCTCGCCGGCGTCGATATCGGCTGGCATCGCGATCCCAACCGCATCGAAAGCATCCGCGACGCGCTCGCCGCCGAAGGCCGCTGGGGCCAGAAGACCCAGAAGGGCTTCTACGATTACGACGAGAAGCGGAACCCGACCCCGTCCCCGCGCGTGGCCGAGATCATCGAGGATTTCCGCAGCAAGTCCAACCTGCGGAAGCGCGAGATCAGCGACGAGGAGATCATCGAGAAGACGCTCTACACGATGGTCAACGAAGGCGCCCTGATCCTTGAGGAAAAGATGGCGCAGCGCGCCTCGGACATCGATGTCGTGTGGATCTACGGCTACGGCTGGCCGGTCTATCGCGGCGGCCCGATGTTCTGGGCCGACACCGAAGGCCTGCCCAAGATCGTCGCCGGCCTGGAGAAGCACGGTTTCACGGTCGCCGAACTGCTGAAGAGCAAGGCGGAGTCCGGCGGCAAGTTCAACTGA
- a CDS encoding serine hydrolase domain-containing protein codes for MKIAKPDKLGFDGSRLARIDALLKERYIDSGKLANTQILLARDGEIVHFGSQGPAREGGKPVDEGSLFRVASMTKPITSIAFMMLVEEGKVAIDTPVHHVLPEFKDIGVFNGGGGDVPFGTLPTAEPMRMVDLLRHTSGLTYGFQYRSNVDAAYRAGKIDNWHGNHDLDGFVGALARLPLEFSPGTSWNYSVSTDVLGAVVQRVSGLPLADFFATRIFAPLKMHDTFFAVPADKIDRLTDCYAFVPGANGSKGGRVMYDRGAESLWANMPKLVSGGGGLVSSALDYHRFNTMLLNGGELDGARLVGRKTIDLMTMNHLPGGSDLSRMSKSLFSEAANAGTGFGLGFAVNIDVARSMIPGSVGEYYWGGMFSTAFFVDPVERLTMVFMTQMSPSSTYPIRRELKTLIYSALT; via the coding sequence ATGAAAATCGCAAAGCCGGACAAGCTGGGTTTCGACGGTAGCCGCCTGGCCCGCATCGATGCGTTGCTGAAGGAACGCTATATCGATTCCGGCAAGCTCGCGAACACCCAGATCCTGCTCGCCCGCGACGGCGAGATCGTCCATTTCGGCAGCCAGGGCCCGGCACGAGAGGGCGGCAAACCGGTCGACGAAGGTTCGCTGTTCCGCGTCGCCAGCATGACCAAGCCGATCACCTCGATCGCGTTCATGATGCTGGTCGAGGAAGGCAAGGTCGCGATCGACACGCCGGTCCACCATGTGCTGCCCGAATTCAAGGACATCGGGGTGTTCAACGGCGGCGGCGGCGACGTGCCCTTCGGCACGCTTCCCACCGCCGAGCCGATGCGCATGGTCGATCTGCTGCGCCACACGTCGGGCCTGACCTACGGCTTCCAGTATCGCTCCAACGTCGATGCCGCCTACCGCGCCGGCAAGATCGACAATTGGCACGGCAACCACGATCTCGATGGTTTCGTCGGCGCGCTTGCCAGGCTGCCGCTCGAATTCTCGCCCGGCACGTCGTGGAATTATTCCGTCTCCACCGATGTGCTGGGCGCGGTCGTGCAGCGCGTGTCGGGCCTGCCGCTGGCGGACTTCTTCGCCACCCGCATCTTCGCACCGCTCAAGATGCACGACACCTTCTTCGCCGTCCCCGCCGACAAGATCGATCGGCTGACCGATTGCTACGCCTTCGTGCCCGGCGCCAATGGTTCCAAGGGGGGCCGGGTGATGTACGATCGCGGCGCGGAGAGCCTGTGGGCCAATATGCCCAAGCTCGTCTCGGGTGGCGGCGGTCTCGTATCGTCGGCGCTCGATTATCACAGGTTCAACACGATGCTGCTGAACGGCGGAGAGCTGGACGGCGCGCGCCTGGTCGGGCGCAAGACGATCGACCTGATGACGATGAACCATCTCCCCGGCGGATCGGACCTCTCCAGAATGTCCAAATCGCTGTTCAGCGAAGCGGCCAATGCCGGCACCGGCTTCGGCCTGGGCTTCGCCGTCAACATCGACGTCGCGCGGTCGATGATCCCCGGCTCGGTCGGCGAATATTATTGGGGCGGCATGTTCTCGACCGCCTTCTTCGTCGATCCGGTCGAACGCCTGACGATGGTGTTCATGACGCAGATGTCGCCCAGTTCCACCTACCCCATCCGCCGCGAGTTGAAGACGTTGATCTACAGCGCGCTGACCTAG
- a CDS encoding class I adenylate-forming enzyme family protein, which produces MQTESPTALSLALDPSWPAVTLSQAQEMLTVAGGKFEIETIAIRGVPTRVWKNAPPNLSWLIQAARAYGQNVFTVYEDERVTFEANYRAVATLAAKMLGMGIGRGDRVAIAMRNLPEWPVIFFAAASIGAIVVPLNAWWTAGELEYGIDDSGARLLFVDDERHQRLVEAGLALPAVEQVIVSRASGALDGRASRLEDLIGTPHDYAALPDIDFPQIEIAPDDDATIFYTSGTTGHPKGALGTHRNLMTNILSGGYAGARSSLRRGEAIPEPTPRTMLTVIPLFHVTACSASLMGVIATGSKMIFMRKWDVVRAMEIIEREKVNITGGVPTIAWQLIEHPDRHKYDLSSIEAIAYGGAPSAPELVRRIHEEFGALPGNGWGMTETMATVTSHAAEDYLNRPTSAGPPVAVADLKIMADDGTTELATGEVGELWARGPMIVKGYWNKPEASAETFVDGWVRTGDLARLDEEGFLYVVDRAKDMIIRGGENIYSSEVENVLYEHPAVTDCALIGIPHRTLGEEPAAVVHLAPGMEASEAELQAWVKARLAVFKTPVAIRFVHETLPRNANGKILKKDLKVLFEDRVGVAA; this is translated from the coding sequence TTGCAGACCGAATCCCCGACCGCCCTCTCGCTCGCCCTCGATCCGTCCTGGCCAGCGGTCACCCTATCGCAGGCGCAGGAGATGCTGACCGTGGCCGGCGGCAAGTTCGAGATCGAGACGATCGCAATTCGCGGCGTGCCGACGCGCGTGTGGAAGAACGCGCCGCCGAACCTGTCCTGGCTGATCCAGGCCGCGCGCGCCTACGGCCAGAACGTGTTCACCGTGTATGAGGACGAGCGCGTCACGTTCGAAGCGAATTACCGCGCGGTGGCGACGCTGGCGGCGAAAATGCTGGGCATGGGGATCGGGCGCGGCGACCGCGTCGCCATCGCGATGCGCAACCTGCCGGAATGGCCGGTGATCTTCTTCGCGGCCGCGAGCATCGGCGCGATCGTCGTGCCGTTGAATGCGTGGTGGACGGCGGGCGAACTTGAATATGGCATCGACGATTCAGGTGCGCGGCTGCTGTTCGTCGATGACGAACGGCATCAGCGGCTGGTCGAGGCCGGGCTGGCCCTGCCGGCGGTGGAGCAGGTGATCGTGTCGCGTGCGTCGGGGGCGCTGGACGGGCGGGCATCGCGGCTGGAGGATCTGATAGGCACGCCGCACGATTACGCCGCGTTGCCGGATATTGATTTCCCGCAAATCGAGATCGCGCCGGACGACGATGCGACGATCTTCTATACCAGCGGGACGACCGGGCATCCGAAGGGCGCGCTGGGCACGCATCGCAATCTGATGACCAACATCCTGTCGGGCGGCTATGCCGGCGCGCGGTCCTCGCTGCGGCGGGGCGAGGCGATCCCCGAGCCGACGCCGCGCACGATGCTGACGGTAATTCCCTTGTTCCATGTCACGGCGTGCAGCGCGAGCCTGATGGGCGTGATCGCCACCGGATCCAAGATGATCTTCATGCGCAAATGGGACGTCGTGCGCGCGATGGAGATCATCGAGCGCGAAAAGGTGAACATCACCGGCGGCGTGCCGACGATCGCCTGGCAGCTGATCGAGCATCCCGACCGGCACAAATACGATCTCTCCTCGATCGAGGCGATCGCTTACGGGGGCGCGCCGTCCGCACCCGAGCTGGTGCGGCGCATCCATGAGGAATTCGGCGCGCTGCCCGGTAATGGCTGGGGCATGACCGAGACGATGGCGACGGTGACGAGCCATGCGGCCGAGGATTACCTCAACCGCCCGACCAGCGCCGGGCCACCGGTGGCGGTCGCCGACCTGAAGATCATGGCCGACGACGGCACGACCGAACTGGCGACCGGCGAGGTCGGCGAACTCTGGGCGCGCGGGCCGATGATCGTGAAGGGCTATTGGAACAAGCCCGAGGCGAGCGCGGAGACGTTCGTCGACGGGTGGGTGCGCACCGGCGATCTCGCGCGGCTGGACGAGGAGGGATTCCTCTACGTCGTGGACCGGGCGAAGGACATGATCATCCGCGGCGGCGAGAACATCTATTCGAGCGAGGTGGAGAACGTGCTGTACGAACACCCCGCCGTCACCGACTGCGCGCTGATCGGTATCCCGCACCGCACTTTGGGCGAGGAGCCGGCGGCGGTCGTGCATCTGGCGCCGGGCATGGAGGCGAGCGAGGCGGAACTGCAGGCGTGGGTGAAGGCGCGGCTCGCGGTGTTCAAGACGCCGGTGGCGATCCGCTTCGTGCACGAGACGTTGCCGAGGAATGCGAACGGCAAGATCCTGAAGAAGGATCTGAAGGTGTTGTTCGAGGACCGGGTGGGCGTGGCGGCGTGA
- the glpK gene encoding glycerol kinase GlpK: protein MSKLILVIDEGTTSTRAMLFQPDGTCTAVQSEELTQHYPEPGRVEHDAAEIWDKTLAVTRKVIEKAGGADRIAAIGITNQRETIVFWDRDTGEPLAPAIVWQDRRTAARCRELKEAGNEPAVQAKTGLLLDPYFSGSKIGWAMENWPQLKEAGDRLAVGTIESWLIWKLTATEKRGGVHVTDATNASRTALMAIGSGHWDDGLIELFGTPRKALPEIVDCAGRFGETSLFGAAIPICGIAGDQQAATIGQSCLEIGETKATFGTGAFVLTQAGPTPPTSRNRLLSTIAWQIDGRRAYALEGSVFVAGSLVKWLRDSLGLIGNAAETEALARSVPDNGGTYLVPALSGLGAPWWEPEARGTISGLSFSTARAHIVRAALEAMAHQAHDLKTAFAADGIDWKCVRIDGGMVSNDWMAQDMADILDVDVERPEFAETTALGAAMLAGIGCGLFKDLAAASVLRAKVETFRPAMSADVRQDRLDGWERAVKSVVALAASR, encoded by the coding sequence ATGAGCAAACTCATCTTGGTCATCGACGAAGGCACCACATCGACCCGTGCCATGCTGTTCCAGCCCGACGGCACCTGCACCGCCGTCCAGTCCGAGGAACTCACGCAGCATTATCCCGAACCGGGCCGGGTCGAACACGACGCCGCCGAAATCTGGGACAAGACGCTCGCCGTCACCCGCAAGGTGATCGAAAAGGCCGGCGGCGCGGACCGCATCGCCGCGATCGGTATCACCAACCAGCGCGAGACGATCGTGTTCTGGGACCGCGATACGGGCGAACCGCTCGCCCCCGCGATCGTCTGGCAGGACCGCCGTACCGCAGCGCGCTGTCGGGAATTGAAGGAGGCCGGCAACGAGCCCGCCGTGCAGGCCAAGACCGGCCTGCTGCTCGATCCCTATTTCTCCGGCAGCAAAATCGGCTGGGCGATGGAGAACTGGCCGCAACTGAAGGAGGCGGGCGATCGGCTCGCGGTCGGCACGATCGAATCGTGGCTGATCTGGAAACTGACCGCCACCGAAAAGCGCGGCGGCGTCCATGTCACTGACGCGACCAACGCCAGCCGCACCGCCTTGATGGCGATCGGCAGCGGCCATTGGGACGACGGCCTGATCGAATTGTTCGGCACGCCGCGCAAGGCGCTGCCCGAAATCGTCGATTGCGCCGGCCGATTCGGCGAGACCAGCCTGTTCGGCGCCGCGATCCCGATCTGCGGCATCGCCGGCGACCAGCAGGCCGCGACGATCGGCCAGTCCTGCCTCGAGATCGGCGAGACCAAGGCGACTTTCGGCACCGGTGCCTTCGTCCTGACGCAGGCCGGCCCCACCCCTCCGACCTCGCGCAACCGCCTGCTCTCGACCATCGCATGGCAGATCGATGGCCGCCGCGCCTATGCGCTGGAGGGCTCGGTGTTCGTCGCCGGCAGCCTGGTCAAATGGCTCCGCGACTCGCTCGGCCTGATCGGCAACGCCGCCGAGACCGAGGCGCTCGCGCGCAGCGTGCCCGACAATGGCGGCACCTATCTGGTCCCCGCTCTATCCGGCCTCGGCGCGCCGTGGTGGGAGCCGGAGGCCCGCGGCACGATCTCCGGCCTCAGTTTCTCTACGGCCAGGGCTCATATCGTCCGCGCCGCTTTGGAGGCGATGGCGCATCAGGCGCATGACCTGAAGACCGCCTTCGCCGCCGACGGCATCGACTGGAAATGCGTCCGCATCGACGGCGGCATGGTCTCCAATGACTGGATGGCGCAGGACATGGCGGACATCCTCGACGTGGACGTCGAACGCCCCGAATTCGCCGAAACCACCGCCTTGGGCGCGGCGATGCTGGCCGGCATCGGCTGCGGCCTGTTCAAGGATCTGGCGGCCGCGAGCGTGCTGCGCGCCAAGGTGGAGACGTTCAGGCCGGCGATGAGCGCCGATGTCCGACAGGATCGCCTCGATGGTTGGGAGCGAGCGGTGAAGAGCGTCGTCGCACTGGCCGCATCCCGATAA
- a CDS encoding AI-2E family transporter gives MTPVSDDTTPPLPPAVPTSGAFGLPLAGGPDGRDDGGEDARIAQRRDRLLAALTLISGIGLALATPFALKAGAEFFLPTTTALVIAIALIPLLEWLERRRVPSPLAALFCVLMFLIVANIALAAIVVPATEFFRLLPTRIDRIQSNLAPLLDLYSSLEKYVNRTLRQIASTPIKPAPTAGVAPPSSILELAATSAPAVLIQLFFGILTAYFFLAGWTRMRKRTITSRTSFGGAMATARVIQDVVDDVSSYLGTITAINIALGLCIAGALYALGMPFPLMWGGIVVLLNYVPYFGPVVAALLLAVGGLMTFSDIWVALAPPAIMYGLHLIEANVVTPLIVGHRLTINPIMILISISFWGWVWGTTGALLAVPLLIILQTVIGAAGKPDIAGFLFEHGTLTQQRKRRGREIDPSVDV, from the coding sequence ATGACCCCGGTAAGCGACGATACGACGCCCCCCTTGCCGCCCGCCGTGCCCACGTCGGGGGCGTTCGGCCTGCCGCTTGCCGGCGGCCCGGACGGACGAGACGATGGCGGGGAGGATGCGCGGATCGCGCAGCGGCGCGACCGGCTGCTTGCCGCGCTGACGCTGATCTCGGGGATCGGCCTCGCGCTCGCGACACCGTTCGCGCTGAAGGCGGGGGCGGAATTCTTCCTGCCGACGACGACCGCGCTGGTGATCGCGATCGCGCTGATCCCCTTGCTCGAATGGCTGGAGCGCAGGCGCGTGCCGTCGCCGCTGGCGGCCTTGTTCTGCGTGCTGATGTTCCTGATCGTCGCGAACATCGCGCTGGCGGCGATCGTCGTGCCGGCGACGGAATTCTTCCGCCTGCTGCCCACGCGCATCGATCGCATCCAGAGCAACCTGGCGCCGTTGCTCGATCTGTATTCGAGCCTCGAAAAATACGTGAACCGCACGCTGCGCCAGATCGCCTCCACGCCGATCAAGCCCGCGCCGACCGCCGGTGTCGCGCCGCCGAGCTCGATCCTGGAACTCGCCGCGACGTCCGCGCCGGCGGTGCTGATCCAGTTGTTCTTCGGCATCCTGACCGCGTATTTCTTCCTCGCCGGGTGGACGCGGATGCGCAAGCGCACGATCACCAGCCGGACCAGCTTCGGCGGGGCGATGGCGACGGCGCGGGTGATCCAGGACGTGGTCGACGACGTGTCGTCCTATCTGGGCACGATCACCGCGATCAACATCGCACTGGGGCTGTGCATCGCGGGGGCACTGTACGCGCTGGGCATGCCGTTTCCATTGATGTGGGGCGGCATCGTCGTGCTGCTGAACTATGTGCCGTATTTCGGGCCGGTGGTGGCGGCGCTGCTGCTGGCGGTGGGCGGGCTGATGACCTTCTCGGACATCTGGGTCGCGCTGGCACCGCCGGCGATCATGTACGGGCTACACCTGATCGAGGCGAACGTGGTGACGCCGCTGATCGTCGGGCACCGGCTGACGATCAATCCGATCATGATCCTCATCTCGATCAGCTTCTGGGGCTGGGTGTGGGGCACGACGGGGGCGCTGCTCGCGGTGCCGCTGCTGATCATCCTGCAGACCGTGATCGGCGCGGCGGGCAAGCCGGATATCGCCGGCTTCCTGTTCGAACACGGCACGCTGACGCAGCAGAGAAAGCGGCGTGGGCGGGAGATCGATCCGAGCGTCGACGTCTGA